From a single Hippopotamus amphibius kiboko isolate mHipAmp2 chromosome X, mHipAmp2.hap2, whole genome shotgun sequence genomic region:
- the MED12 gene encoding mediator of RNA polymerase II transcription subunit 12 isoform X16, which produces MAAFGILSYEHRPLKRPRLGPPDVYPQDPKQKEDELTALNVKQGFNNQPAVSGDEHGSAKNVNFNPAKISSNFSSIIAEKLRCNTLPDTGRRKPQVNQKDNFWLVTARSQSAINTWFTDLAGTKPLTQLAKKVPIFSKKEEVFGYLAKYTVPVMRAAWLIKMTCAYYAAISETKVKKRHVVDPFMEWTQIITKYLWEQLQKMAEYYRPGPAGGGGCGSAIGPLPHDVEVAIRQWDYNEKLAMFMFQDGMLDRHEFLTWVLECFEKIRPGEDELLKLLLPLLLRYSGEFVQSAYLSRRLAYFCTRRLALQLDGVSSHSSHVMSAQSTSTLPTTPAPQPPTSSTPSTPFSDLLMCPQHRPLVFGLSCILQTILLCCPSALVWHYSLTDSRIKTGSPLDHLPIAPSNLPMPEGNSAFTQQVRAKLREIEQQIKERGQAVEVRWSFDKCQEATAGFTIGRVLHTLEVLDSHSFERSDFSNSLDSLCNRIFGLGPSKDGHEISSDDDAVVSLLCEWAVSCKRSGRHRAMVVAKLLEKRQAEIEAERCGESEAADEKGSIASGSLSALSAPIFQDVLLQFLDTQAPMLTDPRSESERVEFFNLVLLFCELIRHDVFSHNMYTCTLISRGDLAFGAPGPRPPSPFDDPADDAERKEAEGSSSSKLEDPGLSESMDIDPSSSVLFEDMEKPDFSLFSPTMPCEGKGSPSPEKPDVEKEVKPPPKEKLEGTLGVLYDQPRHVQYATHFPIPQEESCSHECNQRLVVLFGVGKQRDDARHAIKKITKDILKVLNRKGTAETDQLAPIVPLNPGDLTFLGGEDGQKRRRNRPEAFPTAEDIFAKFQHLSHYDQHQVTAQVSRNVLEQITSFALGMSYHLPLVQHVQFIFDLMEYSLSISGLIDFAIQLLNELSVVEAELLLKSSDLVGSYTTSLCLCIVAVLRHYHACLILNQDQMAQVFEGLCGVVKHGMNRSDGSSAERCILAYLYDLYTSCSHLKSKFGELFSDFCSKVKNTIYCNVEPSESNMRWAPEFMIDTLENPAAHTFTYTGLGKSLSENPANRYSFVCNALMHVCVGHHDPDRVNDIAILCAELTGYCKSLSAEWLGVLKALCCSSNNGTCGFNDLLCNVDVSDLSFHDSLATFVAILIARQCLLLEDLIRCAAIPSLLNAACSEQDSEPGARLTCRILLHLFKTPQLNPCQSDGNKPTVGIRSSCDRHLLAASQNRIVDGAVFAVLKAVFVLGDAELKGSGFTVTGGTEELPEEEGGGGSGGRRQGGRNISVETASLDVYAKYVLRSICQQEWVGERCLKSLCEDSNDLQDPVLSSAQAQRLMQLICYPHRLLDSEDGENPQRQRIKRILQNLDQWTMRQSSLELQLMIKQTPNNEMNSLLENIAKATIEVFQQSAETGSSSGNTASNMPSSSKTKPVLSSLERSGVWLVAPLIAKLPTSVQGHVLKAAGEELEKGQHLGSSSRKERDRQKQKSMSLLSQQPFLSLVLTCLKGQDEQREGLLTSLYSQIHQIVNNWRDDQYLDDCKPKQLMHEALKLRLNLVGGMFDTVQRSTQQTTEWAVLLLEIIISGTVDMQSNNELFTTVLDMLSVLINGTLAADMSSISQGSMEENKRAYMNLVKKLRKELGERQSDSLEKVRQLLPLPKPTRDVITCEPQGSLIDTKGNKIAGFDSIFKKEILFPLLQVLKVCLLFSKSQQLTVSHFPEQGLQVSTKQKISPWDLFEGLKPSAPLSWGWFGTVRVDRRVARGEEQQRLLLYHTHLRPRPRAYYLEPLPLPPEDEEPPAPTLLEPEKKAPEPPKTDKPGAAPPSTEERKKKSTKGKKRSQPAAKTEDYGMGPGRSGPYGVTVPPDLLHHANPGSMSHLSYRQGSIGLYTQNQPLPAGGPRVDPYRPVRLPMQKLPTRPPYPGVLPTTMSGVMGLEPSSYKTSVYRQQQPAVPQGQRLRQQLQAKIQSQGMLGQSSVHQMTPSSSYGLQTSQGYTPYVSHVGLQQHAGPAGTMVPPSYSSQPYQSTHSSTNPTLVDPTRHLQQRPSGYVHQQAPTYGHGLTSTQRFSHQTLQQTPMIGTMTPLGAQGVQASVRSASILPEQQQQQQQQQQQQQQQQQQQQQQQQQQQYHIRQQQQQQILRQQQQQQQQQQQQQQQQQQQQQQQQQAHQQQQQAAPPQPQPQSQPQFQRQGLQQTQQQQQTAALVRQLQQQLSNTQPQPSTNIFGRY; this is translated from the exons ATGGCGGCCTTCGGGATCTTGAGCTACGAACATCGGCCCCTGAAGCGGCCGCGTCTTGGGCCTCCCGATGTATACCCTCAAGATCCCAAACAGAAGGAG GATGAACTGACGGCCTTGAATGTAAAACAAGGTTTCAATAACCAGCCCGCTGTCTCTGGGGATGAACATGGCAGTGCCAAGAATGTCAACTTCAATCCTGCCAAG ATCAGTTCCAACTTCAGCAGCATTATTGCAGAGAAGTTACGTTGTAACACCCTACCTGACACCGGTAGGAGGAAGCCCCAAGTGAACCAGAAGGACAACTTCTGGCTGGTGACTGCACGATCCCAGAGTGCCATTAACACCTGGTTCACCGATCTGGCTGGCACCAAGCCACTCACACAGTTAGCCAAAAAG GTCCCCATTTTTAGTAAGAAGGAAGAAGTGTTTGGGTACTTGGCCAAATACACAGTGCCTGTGATGAGGGCTGCCTGGCTCATCAAGATGACCTGTGCCTACTATGCAGCAATCTCAGAGACCAAGGTTAAGAAGAGACATGTCGTTGACCCCTTCATGG AATGGACTCAGATCATCACCAAGTACTTATGGGAACAGCTGCAAAAGATGGCTGAGTACTACCGGCCAGGGCctgctggaggtgggggctgtGGTTCTGCTATAGGGCCCTTGCCCCATGATGTTGAGGTGGCGATCCGGCAGTGGGACTACAACGAGAAGCTGGCCATGTTCATGTTTCAG GACGGAATGCTGGACAGACATGAGTTCCTTACCTGGGTACTTGAGTGTTTTGAGAAAATCCGCCCTGGAGAGGATGAATTGCTTAAActgctgctgcccctgctgcTTCGA TACTCTGGGGAATTCGTTCAGTCTGCGTACCTCTCCCGCCGCCTTGCTTACTTCTGTACTCGGAGACTGGCCCTGCAGCTGGATGGAGTGAGCAGCCACTCGTCTCATGTGATGTCTGCTCAGTCGACAAGCACACTGCCCACCACCCCTGCTCCTCAGCCCCCAACTAGCAGCACACCGTCTACACCCTTTAGTGACCTACTTATGTGCCCTCAGCACCGGCCCCTAGTTTTTGGCCTCAGCTGTATCCTTCAG ACCATCCTCCTGTGTTGTCCTAGTGCCCTGGTTTGGCACTACTCGCTGACTGATAGCCGAATCAAGACTGGCTCACCACTAGACCACCTGCCTATTGCTCCCTCCAACCTGCCCATGCCAGAGGGCAACAGTGCCTTCACTCAGCAG GTCCGTGCAAAGTTGCGGGAGATCGAGCAGCAGATCAAGGAACGAGGACAGGCCGTTGAGGTTCGCTGGTCTTTTGATAAGTGCCAGGAAGCTACTGCAG GCTTCACCATTGGACGGGTGCTCCACACTTTGGAAGTACTGGACAGCCATAGTTTTGAGCGCTCTGACTTCAGCAACTCTCTTGATTCCCTCTGTAATCGAATCTTCGGATTGGGGCCCAGCAAGGATGGACACGAG ATCTCCTCAGATGATGATGCTGTGGTATCCTTACTGTGTGAATGGGCTGTCAGCTGCAAGCGTTCTGGTCGGCATCGCGCGATGGTTGTAGCCAAGCTGCTGGAGAAGAGACAGGCAGAGATTGAGGCTGAG CGTTGTGGAGAATCGGAAGCTGCAGATGAGAAGGGTTCCATCGCCTCTGGCTCCCTTTCTGCTCTCAGTGCTCCCATTTTCCAGGATGTCCTCCTGCAGTTTCTGGATACACAGGCTCCCATGCTGA CGGACCCCCGAAGTGAGAGTGAGCGAGTGGAATTCTTCAACTTGGTGCTGCTGTTCTGTGAACTGATTCGACATGACGTTTTCTCCCACAACATGTATACTTGTACCCTCATCTCCCGAGGGGACCTTGCCTTCGGAGCCCCTGGTCCCCGGCCTCCCTCTCCCTTTGATGACCCTGCCGATGACGCCGAGCGCAAGGAGGctgagggcagcagcagcagcaagctgGAG GATCCAGGGCTCTCAGAGTCTATGGACATCGACCCTAGCTCCAGTGTGCTCTTTGAGGACATGGAGAAGCCTGATTTCTCA TTGTTCTCCCCCACTATGCCCTGTGAGGGGAAGGGCAGTCCATCCCCTGAGAAACCAGATGTTGAAAAGGAGGTGAAGCCCCCACCCAAGGAGAAGCTAGAAGGGACCCTTGGGGTTCTTTATGACCAGCCGCGGCATGTGCAGTATGCCACGCACTTTCCCATCCCCCAG GAGGAGTCATGCAGCCATGAGTGCAACCAGCGGTTGGTCGTACTGTTTGGGGTGGGAAAGCAGCGAGATGATGCCCGCCATGCCATCAAGAAAATTACCAAGGATATCCTGAAGGTTCTGAACCGCAAAGGGACAGCGGAAACTG ACCAGCTTGCTCCTATTGTGCCTCTGAATCCTGGAGACCTGACATTCTTAG GTGGGGAGGATGGACAGAAGCGGAGGCGCAACCGGCCTGAAGCCTTCCCCACTGCTGAGGATATCTTTGCTAAGTTCCAGCACCTTTCGCATTATGACCAACACCAAGTCACGGCTCAG GTCTCCCGGAATGTTCTGGAGCAGATCACGAGCTTTGCCCTTGGCATGTCGTACCACTTGCCTCTGGTGCAGCACGTGCAGTTCATCTTTGACCTCATGGAGTATTCCCTCAGCATCAGCGGCCTCATCGACTTTGCCATTCAG CTACTGAATGAACTGAGTGTAGTTGAGGCCGAGTTGCTTCTCAAATCCTCGGACCTGGTGGGCAGCTACACCACCAGCCTGTGCCTGTGCATCGTGGCTGTCCTGCGGCACTATCACGCCTGCCTCATCCTCAACCAGGACCAGATGGCACAGGTCTTTGAGGG GCTGTGTGGCGTAGTCAAGCATGGGATGAATCGGTCTGATGGCTCCTCCGCAGAACGCTGTATCCTTGCTTATCTCTATGATCTGTACACCTCCTGTAGCCATTTAAAGAGCAAATTTGGGGAGCTCTTCAG CGACTTCTGCTCCAAGGTGAAGAATACCATCTACTGCAACGTGGAGCCGTCAGAATCCAACATGCGCTGGGCACCCGAGTTCATGATTGACACTCTGGAGAACCCTGCCGCTCATACCTTCACCTACACGGGGCTAGGCAAGAGTCTTAGTGAGAACCCTGCTAACCGCTACAGCTTTGTCTGCAATGCCCTTATGCACGTCTGTGTGGGGCACCATGATCCCGATAG GGTGAATGACATCGCAATCCTGTGTGCAGAGCTGACCGGCTATTGCAAGTCACTGAGTGCAGAGTGGCTGGGAGTGCTTAAGGCTTTGTGCTGCTCCTCTAACAATGGCACTTGTGGTTTCAACGACCTCCTCTGCAATGTAGAT GTCAGTGACCTGTCTTTTCACGACTCCCTGGCCACTTTTGTTGCCATCCTCATTGCTCGGCAGTGTCTGCTCCTGGAGGATCTGATTCGCTGTGCAGCCATCCCTTCGCTCCTTAATGCTG CTTGCAGTGAACAGGACTCTGAGCCAGGAGCCCGGCTTACCTGCCGCATCCTTCTTCACCTTTTCAAGACACCTCAGCTCAATCCTTGCCAGTCGGATGGGA ACAAGCCTACTGTAGGAATCCGCTCCTCCTGTGACCGCCACCTGCTGGCTGCCTCCCAGAACCGCATTGTGGATGGAGCTGTGTTTGCTGTTCTCAAGGCTGTGTTTGTACTTG GGGATGCGGAACTGAAGGGTTCAGGCTTCACTGTGACAGGAGGAACAGAAGAACttccagaggaggagggaggaggtggcagcGGCGGTCGGAGGCAGGGTGGCCGCAACATCTCTGTGGAGACAGCCAGTCTGGATGTCTATGCCAAGTACGTGCTACGCAGCATCTGCCAGCAG GAGTGGGTAGGAGAGCGTTGCCTTAAATCCCTGTGTGAGGACAGCAATGACCTGCAAGACCCAGTGTTGAGTAGCGCCCAGGCCCAGCGCCTCATGCAGCTCATCTGCTACCCACACCGGCTGCTGGACAGCGAGGATGGGGAAAACCCCCAGCGGCAACGCATTAAGCGTATTCTTCAG AACTTGGACCAGTGGACCATGCGCCAGTCTTCCCTGGAGCTGCAGCTGATGATCAAGCAGACCCCTAACAAT GAGATGAACTCCCTCTTAGAGAACATCGCCAAGGCCACAATCGAGGTTTTCCAACAGTCCGCAGAGACAGGGTCATCTTCTGGAAACACTGCAAGCAACATGCCCAGCAGCAGCAAGACCAAGCCTGTGCTCAG CTCCCTAGAGCGCTCTGGTGTATGGCTGGTGGCTCCTCTCATTGCCAAACTGCCCACCTCAGTCCAGGGGCATGTGTTAAAGGCTGCTGGGGAAGAATTGGAGAAGGGCCAGCACCTGGGTTCCTCTTCCCGCAAAGAACGCGATCGACAAAAGCAGAAGAG CATGTCCCTGTTGAGCCAGCAGCCCTTCTTATCCCTGGTGCTGACGTGTCTGAAGGGGCAGGACGAGCAGCGCGAGGGACTCCTTACCTCCCTCTACAGCCAGATCCACCAG ATTGTGAATAATTGGAGAGATGACCAGTACTTAGACGATTGCAAACCAAAGCAGCTAATGCATGAGGCACTCAAACTGCGGCTCAACCTG GTGGGGGGCATGTTTGACACGGTGCAGCGCAGCACCCAGCAGACCACGGAGTGGGCTGTGCTCCTCCTGGAGATCATCATCAGCGGCACTGTCGACATGCAGTCCAACAA CGAGCTCTTCACCACCGTCTTGGACATGCTGAGCGTGCTCATCAATGGCACCCTGGCGGCGGACATGTCCAGCATCTCCCAGGGCAGCATGGAGGAAAACAAACGTGCCTACATGAACCTGGTGAAGAAGCTGCGG AAAGAGTTGGGGGAGCGCCAGTCAGACAGTCTGGAAAAAGTTCGCCAGCTGCTCCCACTGCCCAAGCCAACCCGAGATGTCATCACTTGTGAGCCACAGGGCTCCCTTATCGACACCAAGGGCAATAAGATCGCTGGCTTCGACTCCATCTTCAAGAAGGAG ATACTTTTCCCTCTCCTCCAAGTCCTCAAGGTCTGTCTTCTGTTTTCCAAGTCTCAACAGCTCACTGTTTCTCATTTTCCGGAGCAGGGTCTGCAGGTTTCCACCAAACAAAAGATCTCCCCCTGGGATCTTTTTGAGGGCTTGAAGCCATCAGCACCACTGTCTTGGGGCTGGTTTGGAACAGTCCGGGTGGACCGGCGCGTGGCCCGCGGAGAGGAGCAGCAGCGGCTGCTGCTGTACCACACGCACCTgaggccccggccccgcgcctaTTACCTGGAGCCGCTGCCACTGCCACCGGAAGATGaggagccccccgcccccaccctgctgGAGCCTGAGAAAAAGGCCCCAGAGCCCCCCAAGACGGACAAACCTGGGGCCGCTCCCCCTAGCACTGAGGAACGCAAGAAAAAGTCCACCAAGGGCAAGAAACGCAGCCAGCCAGCCGCCAAGACAGAG GACTATGGGATGGGCCCAGGCCGGAGCGGCCCGTATGGTGTGACAGTGCCTCCGGACCTCCTGCACCATGCCAACCCTGGCTCCATGTCCCACCTCAGTTACAGGCAGGGCTCCATAGGCCTCTACACCCAGAACCAGCCACTGCCGGCAG GTGGCCCCCGCGTGGACCCATACCGCCCCGTGCGGTTACCGATGCAGAAGCTGCCGACCCGACCACCTTACCCTGGCGTGCTGCCCACAACCATGTCTGGCGTCATGGGACTGGAACCCTCCTCGTATAAGACATCTGTGTACCGACAGCAGCAGCCTGCGGTGCCCCAAGGACAGCGCCTTCGCCAACAGCTCCAGGCAAAGATA CAGAGTCAGGGGATGTTGGGACAGTCATCTGTCCATCAGATGACTCCCAGCTCTTCCTACGGTTTGCAGACCTCCCAG GGCTATACTCCTTATGTTTCTCATGTGGGATTGCAGCAACACGCAGGCCCTGCAGGTACCATGGTGCCCCCCAGCTACTCCAGCCAGCCTTATCAGAGCACCCACTCTTCTACCAATCCTACTCTTGTAGATCCTACTCGCCACCTGCAGCAGCGGCCCAGTGGCTACGTGCACCAGCAGGCACCAACCTACGGACACGGGCTGACCTCCACTCAAAG GTTTTCCCACCAGACGCTGCAGCAGACACCCATGATAGGCACCATGACCCCGCTGGGTGCCCAGGGTGTCCAGGCCAGTGTCCGGTCGGCCTCCATCCTGcctgagcagcagcagcaacagcagcagcagcaacagcagcagcagcagcagcagcaacagcagcagcagcagcagcagcagcaacagtaCCACAtccggcagcagcagcagcagcagatccTGCGG cagcagcagcaacagcagcagcagcagcaacagcagcagcaacagcagcagcagcagcagcagcagcagcaacaagcacaccagcagcagcagcaggcggCGCCGCCCCAGCCGCagccccagtcccagccccag TTCCAGCGCCAGGGGCTTCAGCAGacacagcaacaacaacagaCAGCAGCTTTGGTCCGGCAACTCCAACAACAGCTCTCCA ATACCCAGCCACAGCCCAGTACCAACATATTTGGACGCTACTGA